In Cicer arietinum cultivar CDC Frontier isolate Library 1 chromosome 7, Cicar.CDCFrontier_v2.0, whole genome shotgun sequence, a single window of DNA contains:
- the LOC101496919 gene encoding probable polygalacturonase At3g15720 produces MLGFFTYILIFSFISPCFCTRLNVGTNNAFISVMQFGARGDGIADDTQAFASAWDSACKAAGMSTLVIPTGRSFRVTKINFSGPCKAKINIQLEGKIVAPSKGAWKLDGTYWISIQNVNGLTLDGNGKGGIDGYGSTWWQCPSCKRPKVLFFHACNDLIVRNLGISNSPQSHVSVNMCNRATFSHISINAPATSPNTDGFDISDSTNILIQDSNIKSGDDCIAVNGGSSFINATRVTCGPGHGISVGSLGRNGQLDTVSDVHVLNCTFIGTSNGARIKTVPGGSGYAKRITFDQIILQNVKNPIIIDQNYNGVEDEATNVQVSFVTYRGFRGTSAGDVAINLVCGPLLGKTSSACRNAHGIARNTIPNVPCLMK; encoded by the exons ATGCTAGGTTTCTTCacttatattttgatttttagttttatttcaCCTTGTTTTTGTACAAGGTTGAATGTAGGAACAAACAATGCTTTTATTAGTGTAATGCAATTTGGTGCTCGTGGAGATGGCATAGCTGATGATACACaa GCATTTGCTAGTGCATGGGATAGTGCATGTAAAGCAGCTGGGATGTCAACACTAGTTATACCAACAGGACGATCGTTTAGAGTcaccaaaattaattttagtggTCCTTGCAAAGCTAAAATAAACATTCAG CTTGAAGGGAAAATAGTGGCACCATCTAAAGGAGCATGGAAATTAGATGGAACATATTGGATTAGTATTCAAAATGTAAATGGACTCACACTTGATGGAAATGGGAAAGGAGGAATCGATGGATATGGTTCTACTTGGTGGCAATGTCCAAGTTGCAAACGACCTAAG GTGTTATTTTTCCATGCATGCAATGATCTTATAGTTCGTAATTTGGGGATTTCTAATAGTCCACAATCTCATGTATCCGTAAACATGTGCAATCGTGCAACATTCTCTCATATATCCATTAATGCTCCTGCTACTAGTCCCAACACTGATGGCTTTGATATTTCTGATTCTACTAATATCTTGATACAAGATTCCAATATAAAATCTG GTGATGATTGTATTGCTGTCAATGGTGGTAGTTCCTTTATCAATGCTACTCGAGTTACGTGTGGACCAGGGCATGGAATAAG TGTTGGGAGCCTTGGTAGAAACGGACAGCTTGATACAGTTTCAGATGTTCACGTATTAAATTGCACATTTATTGGAACTTCAAATGGAGCTAGAATTAAGACCGTTCCC gGCGGATCTGGTTATGCAAAACGTATTACTTTTGACCAAATCATCCTTCAAAATGTTAAGAACCCAATAATTATAGATCAAAATTACAATGGTGTTGAAGACGAG GCTACAAATGTGCAAGTGAGCTTTGTGACATATAGAGGATTTAGAGGAACTTCTGCTGGTGATGTCGCTATCAACTTAGTTTGTGGACCCTTGCTAG GGAAAACTTCATCTGCATGTAGGAATGCCCATGGAATAGCTAGAAATACTATTCCAAATGTCCCTTGCCTAATGAAATAA